A genomic stretch from Nocardia wallacei includes:
- the nuoI gene encoding NADH-quinone oxidoreductase subunit NuoI has product MPPQPEREGPKPGLLEPLAGFAVTFGTMFKEKNTEFYPEEKVPTAPRYHGRHQLNRHPDGLEKCIGCELCAWACPADAIYVEGADNTEGERFSPGERYGRVYQINYLRCIGCGLCIEACPTRALTMTNEYELADASRADLIYEKDRLLAPLEAGMQPAPHPAYPGATDEDYYLGNVPAAPGTPQDTGLRRTDLGMPAVPPSGAAVPEPAAAGAEGASR; this is encoded by the coding sequence ATGCCGCCCCAGCCCGAGCGAGAGGGGCCCAAGCCGGGCCTGCTCGAGCCGCTGGCCGGATTCGCCGTCACCTTCGGGACCATGTTCAAGGAGAAGAACACCGAGTTCTATCCCGAGGAGAAGGTTCCGACCGCGCCCCGCTACCACGGCCGCCACCAGCTCAACCGGCACCCGGACGGGCTGGAGAAATGCATCGGCTGCGAGCTGTGCGCCTGGGCCTGCCCCGCCGACGCCATCTACGTCGAGGGCGCCGACAACACCGAGGGCGAGCGCTTCTCCCCCGGCGAGCGGTACGGGCGGGTCTACCAGATCAACTACCTGCGCTGCATCGGCTGCGGGCTGTGCATTGAAGCGTGCCCCACCCGCGCGCTGACCATGACCAACGAGTACGAACTCGCCGACGCCAGTCGCGCCGATCTCATCTACGAGAAGGACCGCCTGCTCGCCCCGCTGGAAGCGGGCATGCAACCCGCGCCGCACCCGGCCTATCCGGGAGCGACCGACGAGGACTACTACCTCGGCAACGTCCCGGCCGCGCCGGGCACACCGCAGGACACCGGGCTGCGCCGCACCGACCTCGGTATGCCCGCCGTCCCGCCGTCCGGCGCCGCGGTGCCCGAGCCCGCCGCGGCCGGTGCGGAAGGAGCGTCACGATGA
- a CDS encoding NADH-quinone oxidoreductase subunit J translates to MNPLAADAITRTTTGEAVTFWILAVVAVAGALGMVCARKAVHSALCLAATMITLSVFYIAQNALFLGVVQIVVYTGAVMMLFLFVLMLVGVDSSESLRETLRGHRLAAVVVGLGFGALLIAAIARGVHDDSAAPVGPGFGRDTIAALAELIFVRYVWAFELTGALLITATIGAMVLAHRERFGPRTDQRELSKRRVREGKQVTPLPTPGVYARHNAVDVPARLPDGSFAELSVSTILRHRRHRAHTEAAAIGVRTEGGNGSDDNPTHG, encoded by the coding sequence ATGAATCCCCTTGCCGCCGACGCGATCACGCGCACCACCACCGGCGAGGCCGTGACGTTCTGGATCCTCGCGGTGGTCGCCGTCGCGGGCGCGCTGGGCATGGTGTGCGCGCGCAAGGCGGTGCACTCGGCGCTGTGCCTGGCGGCCACCATGATCACGCTGTCGGTCTTCTACATCGCCCAGAACGCGCTGTTCCTGGGCGTGGTGCAGATCGTGGTCTACACCGGCGCGGTGATGATGCTGTTCCTGTTCGTGCTGATGCTCGTCGGCGTCGACTCCTCGGAGTCGCTGCGCGAGACGCTGCGCGGGCATCGCCTCGCGGCCGTCGTGGTCGGCCTCGGTTTCGGGGCGCTGCTGATCGCCGCCATCGCCCGTGGCGTGCACGACGATTCGGCCGCGCCGGTCGGTCCGGGCTTCGGCCGCGACACCATCGCGGCGCTGGCCGAGTTGATCTTCGTGCGCTATGTGTGGGCCTTCGAGCTGACCGGCGCCCTGCTGATCACCGCGACCATCGGCGCCATGGTGCTGGCCCACCGTGAGCGGTTCGGCCCGCGCACCGATCAGCGGGAGCTGTCGAAACGCCGGGTGCGCGAGGGGAAGCAGGTCACGCCCCTGCCCACGCCCGGCGTCTACGCGCGGCACAACGCGGTCGACGTGCCCGCCCGCCTGCCGGACGGCTCGTTCGCCGAGCTGTCGGTCAGCACGATCCTGCGGCACCGCCGCCACCGCGCGCACACCGAGGCCGCGGCCATCGGCGTGCGCACCGAGGGCGGCAACGGTTCCGACGACAATCCCACGCACGGCTGA
- the nuoK gene encoding NADH-quinone oxidoreductase subunit NuoK has product MNPDNYLYLSALLFTIGAAGVLVRRNAIVVFMCIELMLNAVNLAFVTFARERANLDGQVYAFFTMVVAAAEVVVGLAIIMTIFRARRSTSVDDANLLKY; this is encoded by the coding sequence GTGAATCCGGACAACTACCTGTATCTGTCCGCGCTGCTGTTCACCATCGGCGCTGCCGGTGTCCTGGTGCGGCGCAACGCGATCGTGGTGTTCATGTGCATCGAGCTGATGCTGAACGCGGTCAATCTGGCCTTCGTGACCTTCGCCCGGGAACGCGCGAACCTGGACGGCCAGGTGTACGCGTTCTTCACGATGGTGGTCGCCGCCGCCGAGGTCGTGGTCGGCCTGGCCATCATCATGACCATCTTCCGCGCCCGCCGCTCGACCTCGGTCGACGACGCCAACCTGCTGAAGTACTGA